The proteins below are encoded in one region of Lactuca sativa cultivar Salinas chromosome 3, Lsat_Salinas_v11, whole genome shotgun sequence:
- the LOC111881546 gene encoding uncharacterized protein LOC111881546, which yields MSDHSPAQIEQESKEETPPIKTPLLPLIPDQTQNLNEEDEEHKEDDEEEETRLDKSLQRLKLILILLGFDQTTVLRFGISWVTFLVIGVAVPVIVLWLTTNCVNCDLYQIKGFELIIVASHACLAAVSLLCLSHNLRKYGLRKFLFVDQYSGHVERFSKEYIQKISESIRLLILWALPCLILKIAREVIRITYMHNESWWKSLGILVALTWSWAYVNFIYLSACLVFHLVCNLQIIQFDDYGRLLETETDVLVFIEEHARLRHDLSKISHRFRIFLILMFTVVTSSQFAMLFQITEFSNKVTFINSGDFAVSSIAQVVGLILCLNAAAKISHRAQGIAALASRWHALASCGPDDASHMRVSNQAMSVSSESDLEAMSYIPLPTNTQLASYLSSYHRRQAFVMYLQNNPGGITLYGWTVDRSLINTIFFIELSLVLFVLGRTTVFTSETLP from the exons ATGTCAGATCACTCACCAGCGCAAATAGAACAGGAATCGAAAGAAGAAACCCCCCCAATCAAAACCCCTCTTCTTCCCCTCATTCCGGACCAAACCCAAAAcctaaatgaagaagatgaagaacatAAAGAGGACGACGAAGAAGAAGAAACCCGTCTTGATAAAAGCCTTCAAAGGTTGAAATTGATTTTAATTTTGTTGGGTTTCGATCAAACTACTGTTTTGAGATTTGGGATTTCTTGGGTAACGTTTTTGGTAATTGGGGTTGCGGTTCCTGTAATTGTGCTGTGGCTGACCACCAACTGTGTGAATTGTGATCTCTACCAAATCAAAGGCTTTGAGCTTATCATCGTTGCTTCACATGCTTGTTTGGCAGCTGTTTCTCTGCTTTGTCTTTCCCATAATTTGAGGAAATATGGTCTTCGAAAGTTTCTGTTCGTCGATCAGTATAGTGGCCATGTCGAAAGATTCTCAAAGGAGTATATCCAGAAAATTTCT GAATCTATACGATTGCTAATACTATGGGCTCTGCCATGTCTAATTTTAAAAATAGCCCGTGAAGTGATTCGTATTACATACATGCACAATGAATCATGGTGGAAGTCTTTAGGGATCCTTGTAGCTTTGACTTGGTCATGGGCATATGTAAACTTCATCTATTTATCAGCATGTCTCGTGTTCCATTTAGTCTGTAATTTACAAATCATCCAGTTTGATGATTATGGAAGACTCTTGGAAACAGAAACCGATGTTCTTGTATTCATAGAGGAACATGCTCGTTTACGCCATGATCTCTCAAAAATAAGCCATAGGTTCCGAATCTTTCTCATACTCATGTTCACCGTTGTCACATCAAGCCAATTTGCAATGCTGTTTCAAATCACCGAGTTCAGTAACAAAGTAACCTTTATAAACAGCGGTGATTTTGCA GTGTCATCAATTGCGCAAGTTGTGGGGTTGATTTTGTGTTTGAATGCTGCTGCGAAGATTTCTCATAGAGCTCAAGGGATTGCAGCATTAGCAAGTAGATGGCATGCATTGGCTTCATGTGGTCCAGATGATGCGTCGCATATGAGAGTTTCTAATCAAGCGATGAGTGTGTCTTCTGAAAGTGATTTGGAGGCAATGAGTTATATACCCCTTCCTACGAATACGCAATTGGCTTCTTATCTGTCTTCCTACCATAGGAGACAAGCTTTCG TGATGTATTTGCAGAATAATCCGGGAGGGATTACTTTGTATGGATGGACGGTGGATAGGAGTCTGATAAACACCATCTTCTTTATTGAGTTGTCTCTGGTTCTATTTGTTTTGGGAAGGACTACGGTTTTCACAAGTGAGACCTTGCCATGA